A portion of the Leptidea sinapis chromosome 13, ilLepSina1.1, whole genome shotgun sequence genome contains these proteins:
- the LOC126967549 gene encoding uncharacterized protein LOC126967549 — translation MHNRNYKISSGLIFNHINRNIVHPSALTTLKEETSNVEIVEINSSSDESDARPDTNKRSTFSHAWSYVDHDRFNNGDNLIHQINDSARAKRRLNVSSGDNEIYRHPANEDGQRQEDIYPSFYTMERNYPRDRQSDYNRQINRFTILNSSLPSDSSSEEQAAEEVIHYGDTGPPCSYDWYDDQDILGDEIFFSRDAVNDKRTIIWIYSYKNKHILSENDNIFTNIPSKDSSTSSNDELEYEFSEEKPKFRKIVTPIIQHIPRLNLSLSPTLPTVTEVTEPIKQAESSIITNNAGKLEPTDRLSSTENLSERNKFQLHWNDLSPRIKNIKMLFIRDKESEKGEVYCEPEIKIMTNDATVEDTEIKTSENAVSSLDEIENCIQSSRVTLTKSHIKLTPPPITRDTSITDPIDKLEDNWIAEEKTEEKIIVYESEIQHEEVLENHCKMQENKPNEKPAHQFFINNIPLLKPAEWTQYLPITESVPSSELTICTNETNKQSWYEKLCKCLNCFNCAK, via the exons ATGCATAACAGGAACTATAAGATTAGCAGTGGCCTTATATTTAATC ATATCAATCGGAATATAGTTCATCCAAGTGCACTTACCACTTTGAAAGAAGAAACATCGAATGTTGAAATAGTCGAAATAAATAGCTCCTCAGATGAATCTGACGCTAGGCCGGACACAAACAAACGAAGCACTTTCAGTCACGCTTGGTCGTATGTTGATCATGACCGGTTTAACAACGGTGACAACTTAATACATCAGATAAATGATTCAGCCAGAGCAAAAAGACGTTTAAACGTAAGTTCTGGCGACAATGAAATATATCGACACCCGGCAAATGAAGACGGACAACGCCAGGAAGATATATATCCCAGTTTTTATACTATGGAAAGAAATTACCCGCGAGATAGACAATCAGATTATAACAGACAAATTAATCGATTTACAATTTTGAATAGTAGTTTACCGTCAGATTCTTCATCAGAGGAACAAGCAGCTGAAGAAGTCATACATTATGGTGATACCGGTCCCCCATGTAGTTATGACTGGTACGATGATCAAGACATACTCggtgatgaaattttttttagtcGTGATGCCGTCAATGACAAAAGAACTATAATATGGATTTATTCGTATAAGAACAAACATATCTTATCAGAGAATGACAATATTTTCACTAACATACCAAGTAAAGACTCGAGCACAAGTTCGAATGACGAATTGGAATATGAATTTTCCGAAGAAAAGCCAAAATTTCGAAAAATTGTCACACCTATAATTCAGCACATACCTAGACTTAATTTATCTTTAAGCCCTACATTGCCAACTGTAACTGAAGTTACAGAACCAATTAAACAAGCTGAAAGTtctattattacaaataatgcGGGCAAACTTGAACCTACTGACAGATTGTCTAGTACTGAGAATTTATCAGAgagaaataaatttcaattacaTTGGAATGATTTATCACCAagaatcaaaaatataaaaatgttattcatTAGAGATAAAGAATCAGAAAAAGGAGAAGTTTACTGTGAacctgaaattaaaataatgacaaacGATGCTACCGTCGAAGACACAGAGATTAAAACGTCTGAAAATGCCGTTAGTTCACTTGACGAGATTGAAAATTGTATACAATCAAGTCGGGTAACTCTGACCAAGTCTCACATAAAACTAACTCCACCGCCTATAACCAGGGATACAAGCATAACAGATCCTATAGATAAACTAGAAGATAACTGGATTGCCGAAGAGAAAACTGAAGAAAAGATAATTGTTTATGAGAGCGAAATCCAACATGAAGAAGTTTTAGAAAATCATTGTAAAATGCAGGAAAATAAACCGAATGAAAAACCTGCCCACCAATTCTTCATCAACAACATTCCACTACTAAAACCAGCTGAATGGACACAATATTTGCCTATAACTGAAAGTGTACCATCATCGGAACTTACAATCTGCACCaatgaaacaaacaaacaatcctGGTATGAGAAactttgtaaatgtttaaattGCTTTAACTGCgccaaataa
- the LOC126967543 gene encoding ubiquitin carboxyl-terminal hydrolase 3-like, which produces MECTHILDNVCIELNGELSSEDITKTKKFDCSECGVTEQNWLCLYCGIVSCGRYVNGHAKKHSEISDHQLCMSCDVYSVYCYKCDEYVAKDTEQENIDKIRKIIADIRKNREAELKSGQTQVRYGDQQFVKTDIVDKSDLAYDSIINSEVTPSTSSDSDTHLNDIDSKTGHSIKNSEDTVRNLRPRLRKRSHNDGANVLENTHQFKSKEKKLSPIIGKSNRDKKVVGLKNLGNTCFMNAVLQSLSNIQEFSCYFSQLPSLEAKTNGRKVYHSRSYTRQEINDVVMAEELRKVLINLNNSCGSKSAISPECLFLVIWKVVPRFRGYQQQDAHEFLRYMLDRLHTELLQLLPPDKEESGCIPRTPSASIVTAVFGGTLQSEVRCLACGTDSNKYDPFLDLSLELPETGRHDAPVPLTDCLASFVQVEELADTERYFCSSCECKQKSTKQFWIRRLPNVLCLHLKRFRWHNYFRTKVDTSISFPLRALDMSQFVLGADGTTVADRSRSPADLYDLAALIVHHGSGAGSGHYTAFAINEEQWFHFNDQTVRATDAEVVATCKPYIMFYIRREFTLPNADT; this is translated from the exons ATGGAATGTACCCATATATTAGATAACGTTTGTATTGAGCTAAATGGAGAATTGAGTAGCGAGGACATAACGAAAACAAAGAAATTCGATTGTTCAG AATGTGGTGTTACAGAACAGAATTGGCTGTGTCTGTATTGCGGAATAGTGAGTTGCGGCAGATATGTAAATGGTCATGCAAAGAAACATTCAGAAATATCTGATCATCAATTATGTATGAGCTGCGATGTTTATTCTGTTTATTG CTACAAATGTGATGAATATGTTGCAAAGGACACAGAACAAGAAAACAtagataaaataagaaaaataatagcTGACATCAGAAAAAATAGAGAAGCAGAATTAAAATCAGGTCAAACACAAGTGAGATATGGCGATCAACAATTTGTAAAAACAGATATAGTTGATAAGTCAGATTTAGCCTATGATAGTATCATAAATTCAGAAGTAACACCTTCGACTTCTTCTGACTCAGACACTCACCTAAATGATATAGATAGTAAAACAGGACACTCCATAAAG AATTCTGAAGATACTGTTAGAAACCTAAGACCTAGACTAAGAAAACGATCTCACAATGATGGTGCAAATGTATTGGAAAACACACATCAATTCAAAAGTAAAGAGAAAAAGTTGTCACCGATAATTGGAAAGAGCAACAGAGACAAAAAAGTGGTTGGATTAAAAAATTTGGGGAACACATGCTTTATGAATGCAGTATTACAAAGCTTGAGTAATATACAAGAGTTTAGTTGTTACTTTAGTCAGTTACCATCATTAGAGGCAAAGACTAATGGACGAAAGGTTTATCATTCAAGGAGTTACACTAGGCAGGAAATTAATGATGTTGTAATGGCTGAGGAGCTGAGAAag GTGTTGATAAATTTGAACAATAGCTGTGGTTCAAAGAGTGCTATATCACCGGAGTGCTTGTTCCTTGTTATTTGGAAGGTGGTGCCAAGGTTCCGAGGCTACCAGCAACAGGATGCACATGAGTTTCTTAGATATATGCTTGACag ATTGCACACGGAATTACTGCAGCTCTTGCCTCCAGACAAGGAAGAGAGTGGTTGTATACCGAGGACCCCATCTGCTTCTATAGTCACTGCTGTGTTTGGTGGCACACTACAGAGTGAg GTTCGTTGCTTAGCGTGTGGAACGGATAGCAACAAGTATGATCCATTTTTAGATCTATCACTGGAACTACCGGAAACGGGACGACATGATGCCCCTGTCCCACTCACAGACTGTCTTGCAAGCTTCGTGCAG gtagaAGAGCTGGCAGACACAGAGAGATACTTTTGCAGCAGCTGCGAGTGTAAACAGAAATCGACTAAGCAATTCTGGATACGGCGGCTGCCTAACGTTCTCTGTTTGCATCTCAAGAGGTTCCGTTGGCATAATTACTTCAG AACCAAAGTGGACACCAGTATATCGTTTCCGCTGCGTGCGCTAGACATGTCTCAGTTCGTCTTGGGCGCGGATGGCACTACAGTCGCCGACCGTTCTCGGAGCCCTGCCGACCTCTACGATCTGGCAGCGCTCATCGTGCACCACGGCTCCGG CGCCGGATCGGGCCACTACACGGCGTTTGCCATCAACGAGGAGCAGTGGTTCCACTTTAACGATCAGACAGTTCGTGCGACGGACGCGGAAGTCGTGGCCACCTGCAAGCCCTACATCATGTTCTACATTCGGCGCGAGTTCACTCTGCCCAACGCTGACACCTGA